CTGGTGTAGAAACAGAAGTTTGAGACCTAATAGCTCTTTCAAGAACGTAAGCACTTAGCTTTTGAGGTGGGCTAAAATTCAACTTAGTGGCTTTATGATTATTAGAACCATCTTCCGTAGTCAGTTCACCATATTTATCAATATCCACCTCCACATTGTACTCCCCAGCTATGTCAGTGCTAAAAGCAATGTTTCCTTTCCAAGGGCCATTCAGATTTCCTGTAACAGAAACAGACTCTCCGGCTTTTAAACCTTCATTATAGTTCCTACTGGTTTGAACATTAAGAATATCGTTTCCTTGAAACCTTATTTCAAATGGGAGATAAACACCTGCTGGAAGGTCTTGGTCTCCTTGATTTTTAATTTCCACGGCTACTTCCACTCTTTCTTGAACAGCCGGATTAGATGGAGATATTTTAATGTCTGTTACTACTAAATCTAAACCTTTTGTTTTGACCAATGATTCGGCTGCTTTCTCCATCATTTTATGATGGTCATGATTCATCGTAGTTTTTTCTTTCTTAGAAACTTTAGCTTGATTAGCCATATGTACTTTCATCAATTTTCCGTCATTTGCGGTTAGCACCACAGCAAAAGCATCTGGTAACCATCTGTCTTGAAGTTTTTCAGAAGAGGCTAATTTATCAAAGAAAGCTTTCTCCGCTTTGGCATTTAAAGGAGACTTAGAAAAAACCAATAGTGCGTTTAAAACCACCAAGGGCTCTTTGTCATAAAGTAGTCCTTTTGACACAATCTGCTCTACCGAAGCTGCCGTAAAAGGCATCACTTTAAGTGTATTTTTCCTAACCTCTGCATTAGGATGGTTTAAGCCAATTTCAATAACAGCCTGATTCATGACACCCAAACCATCTAAAGTCCAAAGTGCATGAATGGCGGCCGGATTTAAACCAATTTCATCTGTATCTGTATTTCTAAGAATTTCTATCAACGAAGCAACTACATCTTTTTCGCCACGCTCTACCAGAAGCCTTTGAGCCTGCATACGCCAAAACATATTGTCGTTTTTAAGTGCAGCGACCAATCCAGCTGGATTATTTTTTGAAAGACTTAATGGCTTGTACGCATCTGCTCCTTTATAAGACACACGGTAAATTCTACCATGCGTAAAGTCTCTCAAATCTGTTTCATAAGCATTTCCCTCTCCCATCTCAAACCCGTCTGGTCTTGGATTATGCTGAATAATATAACTGTACCAGTCAGCCACCCAAACAGCTCCGTCAGGGCCTGTAGAGGCGAATACTGGAGAGAACCATTCATCAGCACTAGCCATCAAGTTAAAGGCTTCTTTATCTGTAAAGTCAGTACCGTTTTTGACCATATTATTTTGATGAACAATGTGCCCAGTAGGCTCTGTCACAAAAGCAATCTTATTCCAATACTTCTTTGGAAACTCCCTAGCGGTATAAAAATTATGACCTGAAGCCGCCGTAAAACCGCCAAAAACGTCCACCTGACGCACCTTAGGTGTAATAGGCTTCATATCTCTATGCGTATCTGTGCTTTTACTTCCGTTATTTACTCGGTTAGTAGCATTGAAGTATGAATGCGGAATGGCCATATACCATCCGTGAGAGTTATTGGCGGTGGAGCCAAAAACATCATTGGTTTCATTGAAAGCAAAACCCCAAGTGTTATTTGACGTAGTAGTCATCCACTGTAAATCAGAGCCATCAGCTTTAAATCTGAAAAAAGCTTGACCAAATTTCAAGTCTTTGCCATCGGCTGTTTTTCCTTCATAACCAGAATAACCTACACAACCCCAAATCCAGTTGTCAAAACCGTAGTGTAAATTTGACGGCCCTGCATGGGTATCAAACGTACCAAAACCAGTGTAGATAGTTTTCTTAAAGTCGGCCTTGTCGTCACCATCGGTATCTTTTAAATAGATGATATCAGGAGCTTGTGTTACCACTAAACCTCCATTGGCAAAAACCATCCCCGTCGGAATACTTAATCCTTCGGCATAGCGGGTAAACTTATCAGCTTTGCCATCACCATTAGTGTCTTCACACATCAATATATAATCACTACCACCTTCAGGCTTACGTTCATTTGGATAATCCTTTGTGATTAACACAAAAAGTCTTCCTTTTTCATCCCAAGACATAGCAATAGGATGCATCACGTTTGGCTCCGCCGCAAAAAGCTCCAAACTAAAATCAACAGGTACCTGAATATGCTTCATAGACTCTTCTGGAGTCATGGCTAACTGCTGCAATTGAACTCCTGGTCGCTGCTCATAGTTTGGCAATTTCGCCTCTCTATATTTAAAAGGAGCTGCATTTCTAGCTTTAAAAGCCGCCAAAGCATCATCATTGACACTCCAAAGAATGCCGTTATAGATTAAATCTTGAAAGCCTTTTTTGCTCCAAGTTCTATCATCATGACCGTAGGCCGTATAAAAAACTTTCCCTTTACCATGTGTTCTTGTCCATGTATAAGGTTCTGTTTTTTCTCCTGGCTTATCTTTCGCTTGGTCCGCTTTTATGTCTCTATTGGCTAATACATTAATATCAGTTCCTAAGTGACTGTGCAGGTAAGTTTCATCATAGGCTGTAAAAGGACTTAGCCCTTTCATGATAGGATGATTAGGCTGCAAAGTATTGGTAGAAATAGAGT
This sequence is a window from Arcticibacterium luteifluviistationis. Protein-coding genes within it:
- a CDS encoding PVC-type heme-binding CxxCH protein gives rise to the protein MKKIIVLLLLVSNIVLAQDGRRLEVLFLGDNSHHKPIERLPSLMEALGPKGINFTYTDDVKDLNPKTLQLYDALMIYANIDEIASDQEKALLDFVASGKGFLPIHCASYCFRNSEEYIKLVGGQFWRHGMDSISTNTLQPNHPIMKGLSPFTAYDETYLHSHLGTDINVLANRDIKADQAKDKPGEKTEPYTWTRTHGKGKVFYTAYGHDDRTWSKKGFQDLIYNGILWSVNDDALAAFKARNAAPFKYREAKLPNYEQRPGVQLQQLAMTPEESMKHIQVPVDFSLELFAAEPNVMHPIAMSWDEKGRLFVLITKDYPNERKPEGGSDYILMCEDTNGDGKADKFTRYAEGLSIPTGMVFANGGLVVTQAPDIIYLKDTDGDDKADFKKTIYTGFGTFDTHAGPSNLHYGFDNWIWGCVGYSGYEGKTADGKDLKFGQAFFRFKADGSDLQWMTTTSNNTWGFAFNETNDVFGSTANNSHGWYMAIPHSYFNATNRVNNGSKSTDTHRDMKPITPKVRQVDVFGGFTAASGHNFYTAREFPKKYWNKIAFVTEPTGHIVHQNNMVKNGTDFTDKEAFNLMASADEWFSPVFASTGPDGAVWVADWYSYIIQHNPRPDGFEMGEGNAYETDLRDFTHGRIYRVSYKGADAYKPLSLSKNNPAGLVAALKNDNMFWRMQAQRLLVERGEKDVVASLIEILRNTDTDEIGLNPAAIHALWTLDGLGVMNQAVIEIGLNHPNAEVRKNTLKVMPFTAASVEQIVSKGLLYDKEPLVVLNALLVFSKSPLNAKAEKAFFDKLASSEKLQDRWLPDAFAVVLTANDGKLMKVHMANQAKVSKKEKTTMNHDHHKMMEKAAESLVKTKGLDLVVTDIKISPSNPAVQERVEVAVEIKNQGDQDLPAGVYLPFEIRFQGNDILNVQTSRNYNEGLKAGESVSVTGNLNGPWKGNIAFSTDIAGEYNVEVDIDKYGELTTEDGSNNHKATKLNFSPPQKLSAYVLERAIRSQTSVSTPAEVVGLIKVAQQFGASGRNSIYKAISQGIDYRAKDVEVSDADKAYLNGLSDVGNTYLSKVLKAWKVVVRDPNVKVITIKAIKEAMKYDLKEFKVKAGETVELVFINPDAMQHNIVITDIGAMEKVGAAADKMMMDADAMKKNYVPEMPEVLFASPLVNPDETFSLTFKVPSKPGRYPYVCTFPGHWRLMQGVMIVE